The following proteins are co-located in the Aneurinibacillus sp. REN35 genome:
- a CDS encoding 2-phosphosulfolactate phosphatase, whose product MKRKIHVLTHKEEVQPERLTQCTVIVIDVLLATTTIALALRHGAKEVIPVQGESEARRIHTDLADPSSLLCGESGGYTIDGFHNPNPASLLSCSLADRRLILATTNGTVALEACRTAKRLYTSSLVNGAAVAHYIRGDTEEGSIVIVCSGSNGRFALEDFLGAGSLISHLLYENEQEWQLSDAAIAAHALYTSNEAEQLAALLQRTETAQLLQTLGYADAIEYAAQVDSINVVPRWIHGRLTNMQHTYPPAYM is encoded by the coding sequence ATGAAACGCAAAATCCATGTATTGACGCACAAAGAGGAAGTACAGCCCGAGCGGCTCACACAATGCACCGTTATCGTCATCGATGTACTGCTGGCGACTACTACGATAGCACTTGCGCTCCGACATGGAGCCAAAGAAGTCATCCCGGTGCAAGGTGAAAGCGAAGCAAGGCGGATTCATACTGATCTGGCTGATCCCTCCTCTCTTCTATGCGGGGAGAGTGGAGGATACACAATCGACGGCTTTCACAACCCGAATCCGGCCAGCCTGCTTTCATGCAGCCTGGCAGATCGGCGCTTAATTCTTGCGACGACCAACGGAACCGTAGCCCTTGAAGCCTGCCGTACTGCCAAGAGATTGTATACATCCTCTCTTGTAAACGGAGCGGCTGTCGCCCATTATATTCGAGGCGACACCGAGGAAGGCTCCATCGTCATCGTCTGTTCGGGATCGAATGGACGGTTTGCACTGGAGGATTTTCTTGGGGCCGGAAGCCTTATTTCGCATCTCTTATATGAGAATGAGCAGGAATGGCAGCTATCCGATGCAGCCATAGCGGCTCATGCATTATACACAAGCAATGAAGCTGAACAGCTCGCCGCACTGCTTCAGCGCACGGAAACAGCGCAGCTTCTTCAGACGCTTGGCTATGCTGACGCTATCGAATATGCGGCTCAAGTAGACAGTATTAACGTCGTACCCCGCTGGATACATGGCCGACTCACCAACATGCAGCATACCTATCCGCCGGCATATATGTAA
- a CDS encoding MFS transporter, translating to MGAIAKKAWGYRHVILVVLWLLYIINYFDRLAVLTFLPFIQKDLNLTPVEVGQLASVFFFAYSLAQVTAGFLADKIGPKKVMSIAIIVFTTVTALTGMVKSFGQFIVLRLGLGLGEGHHFAPACRTINNWFPMAERGRSVSFFTTSWAVAPAIVPVLITTISFYFFGGEWRPIFYLLAIPGVIGMFVLWYFVTDTPKEMLDKGRLSTEEYDHITASALQEESTENAAGVVENRSAVTFLRDPSFYLYTLLLFCQLAVYWGTTTWLTTFLVQQHGLNIKDMGLFASAPYLVAIVAMLLGGWLMDKVWYRMKPVGVIAYLGSIPVLWMLGSVEKGQTGMLLLLLLLVGFFVNLNFGSVYAYVQKRYPKEIVGRATGLANGIGQLGSFISPLVAGYLVKVGTDGSQDFGNVFIFFSICSMVAAICALLLKEQKSIPVLPVFTERKAEEDEAANAR from the coding sequence ATGGGCGCTATTGCAAAAAAAGCGTGGGGCTATCGCCATGTAATTCTTGTCGTTTTGTGGCTGCTCTACATTATTAATTACTTCGACCGTCTGGCTGTTCTAACATTTCTTCCGTTTATTCAAAAGGACCTTAATCTTACACCTGTCGAAGTCGGTCAACTTGCGTCTGTATTCTTCTTCGCCTATTCGCTAGCGCAGGTTACTGCCGGTTTCCTCGCAGACAAAATTGGACCTAAAAAAGTCATGAGCATTGCGATCATTGTATTCACGACAGTGACCGCACTAACCGGAATGGTCAAGTCATTCGGCCAGTTTATCGTCCTGCGACTCGGTCTAGGACTTGGAGAAGGACACCACTTTGCTCCGGCCTGCCGTACCATTAATAACTGGTTTCCAATGGCTGAACGCGGACGCTCCGTCTCCTTCTTCACTACATCATGGGCTGTTGCCCCAGCTATCGTTCCCGTATTAATTACAACCATCTCGTTTTACTTCTTTGGCGGGGAATGGCGCCCTATCTTCTATCTCCTGGCAATTCCGGGAGTCATCGGTATGTTTGTTCTCTGGTATTTCGTAACGGACACACCAAAGGAAATGCTTGATAAGGGACGGCTTAGCACGGAGGAGTATGATCACATTACTGCTAGCGCTCTCCAAGAAGAAAGCACAGAAAATGCAGCAGGTGTGGTTGAAAACAGAAGCGCAGTAACCTTTTTGCGCGACCCGTCCTTCTATCTGTATACCCTGCTACTCTTCTGCCAGTTAGCCGTATACTGGGGAACGACTACATGGCTCACAACTTTTCTTGTACAACAGCACGGCCTCAACATTAAAGACATGGGGCTGTTCGCTTCCGCACCGTATCTCGTCGCCATTGTGGCCATGCTTCTCGGCGGCTGGCTCATGGACAAGGTATGGTATCGAATGAAGCCTGTTGGTGTAATCGCTTACTTAGGAAGCATTCCGGTGCTCTGGATGCTTGGCAGTGTAGAAAAAGGACAGACAGGCATGCTGCTCCTTCTTCTTCTACTGGTTGGATTCTTCGTCAACCTTAACTTCGGCTCGGTATACGCTTATGTACAAAAACGCTATCCGAAGGAAATTGTTGGACGGGCAACCGGCCTAGCCAACGGCATCGGACAGCTCGGCTCGTTTATTTCTCCACTGGTGGCCGGCTATTTGGTCAAGGTAGGGACAGACGGGTCACAGGATTTTGGTAATGTCTTCATCTTTTTCTCCATCTGCTCTATGGTCGCAGCTATCTGCGCACTGTTGCTAAAAGAGCAAAAAAGCATTCCGGTGCTGCCGGTGTTTACGGAGAGAAAGGCAGAGGAAGATGAAGCAGCTAACGCTCGCTAA
- a CDS encoding MetQ/NlpA family ABC transporter substrate-binding protein, with protein MQKWNIAFLLLLLVGLLSACGMGEERRQNMIIVGASAMPHAEILDHVKDKLAEQGIEMQVQTFDDYVLPNTALQDKQIDANYFQTVPYLKKFNQQHNTSITALEPIHFEPMGLYPGKQTAEEPRPGAVIGIPSDVTNSGRALKLLERQGWITLTPGKDINSITKQDVIKNPKKIQFKEMEGAVLSRAVTEVDYAVVNGNYALQAGLDPKTALEIEKKGSQAAQENANIIAVREGDEKREAIRKLIEVLRSEDTKRYIEEEYKGAVVPVF; from the coding sequence ATGCAGAAGTGGAATATCGCTTTTCTTTTGCTCTTGCTTGTCGGCTTGTTATCGGCTTGCGGTATGGGTGAGGAGCGGCGTCAAAATATGATTATTGTAGGTGCAAGCGCCATGCCTCATGCCGAGATTCTTGATCATGTCAAAGACAAGCTGGCCGAACAAGGTATCGAGATGCAGGTACAGACTTTTGATGATTATGTTCTGCCGAATACGGCACTTCAGGATAAGCAAATTGATGCCAACTATTTTCAGACCGTACCCTATCTTAAGAAATTCAATCAGCAGCACAATACGTCGATTACGGCGCTTGAGCCAATCCATTTTGAGCCGATGGGACTGTATCCGGGAAAACAAACGGCAGAGGAGCCGAGGCCGGGTGCTGTCATCGGAATACCGTCTGATGTGACGAACAGTGGACGTGCACTGAAGCTTCTAGAGAGACAGGGATGGATTACCTTGACTCCGGGCAAGGATATAAACAGTATTACGAAGCAGGATGTAATCAAGAATCCGAAGAAAATTCAATTTAAAGAGATGGAAGGTGCCGTGTTATCACGCGCCGTAACAGAAGTTGATTATGCGGTCGTGAATGGGAACTATGCGCTTCAGGCCGGACTTGATCCGAAGACAGCCCTTGAAATTGAGAAGAAGGGATCGCAAGCGGCGCAGGAGAATGCCAATATTATTGCTGTACGAGAAGGCGATGAGAAGCGGGAAGCAATTCGCAAGCTTATTGAAGTGCTGCGTTCTGAGGATACAAAGAGATATATTGAGGAGGAATACAAGGGGGCGGTAGTACCTGTATTCTAA
- a CDS encoding class I adenylate-forming enzyme family protein — MMNVVVETHFGRRLKVFTNRPKTITDMLARTQGCFPDKEALIADEERVTYRTLGERIERIAGNLSGMYGVQKGDRVALLMGNRIEFVLLLFACARIGAIIVILNTRLKEKELAYMLTHSGASLLCSDAECMEKVENLREEGALSYIRRFFLIDSTAVEKAYIPFEILLQPAVAPIVHVRETDPLFIMYTSGTTGMPKGAVISHLGAIHGAMSYECVMGMDEQAKTLIAVPLFHVTGLVGQLLHMIRVGGTSVLMKKYKTDTYIRLLAEENVTFLFNVPTIYVMMMSHSDFSMHTYHAVRTLAFGGAPMSMDTIHELKRSFPGAILHNAYGATETSSPTTIMPQHVSEQKLQSVGMPIPVADVKVVNANGEECAAGEVGELLIKSPTVIEGYWDNEEATKRSFADGFWHSGDMAMMDEDGFVYIMDRMKDMINRGGEKVFSVEVENVLYNHPSILEAAVIGIPDKMYGELVKAFVVVRDGAVINVEEIRQFVREHLAEYKVPAVVEFLTELPRNPGGKIMKARLKNEAIIKK, encoded by the coding sequence ATGATGAATGTTGTGGTGGAGACGCACTTTGGACGTCGGTTGAAAGTATTCACCAACAGACCGAAAACGATTACGGACATGCTTGCCCGGACGCAAGGATGCTTTCCGGATAAAGAAGCGCTCATTGCCGATGAGGAGCGGGTGACCTATAGGACGCTTGGCGAGCGGATTGAACGTATCGCAGGGAATCTATCTGGAATGTACGGTGTCCAGAAAGGGGATCGGGTTGCGCTTTTGATGGGCAACCGAATTGAGTTCGTGCTGCTTTTATTCGCCTGTGCTCGGATTGGAGCCATTATTGTTATTTTGAATACGCGTTTGAAGGAGAAAGAACTTGCTTATATGCTCACACACTCCGGTGCCTCGCTGTTATGCTCTGATGCAGAGTGTATGGAAAAGGTAGAAAACCTGCGGGAGGAGGGGGCGCTGTCTTATATTCGCCGATTTTTTCTGATTGACAGCACAGCGGTTGAGAAGGCATATATACCATTTGAGATCCTGCTTCAGCCAGCTGTAGCTCCTATCGTTCATGTGCGGGAGACGGACCCGTTATTCATCATGTACACATCAGGAACAACCGGAATGCCAAAGGGTGCCGTCATAAGTCATCTGGGTGCCATTCATGGAGCGATGAGCTATGAGTGCGTGATGGGCATGGATGAACAAGCAAAAACGTTAATCGCAGTACCTCTGTTTCATGTGACAGGACTTGTCGGCCAACTGCTGCATATGATTCGGGTTGGCGGCACGTCGGTATTAATGAAGAAATATAAAACGGATACCTATATTCGTCTATTGGCTGAAGAGAATGTTACGTTCTTATTTAATGTTCCCACCATTTACGTCATGATGATGTCGCATTCCGATTTTTCCATGCATACGTATCACGCAGTTCGTACGCTGGCATTCGGCGGTGCACCGATGTCCATGGATACGATTCATGAGCTGAAGCGTTCCTTTCCTGGAGCGATCCTGCATAACGCCTATGGTGCGACAGAAACCTCTTCGCCTACGACAATCATGCCGCAACATGTTTCTGAACAGAAGCTGCAGTCTGTGGGGATGCCGATTCCGGTAGCAGACGTTAAGGTAGTAAATGCGAATGGCGAGGAGTGTGCTGCAGGCGAAGTGGGTGAACTGCTGATTAAGAGTCCGACTGTAATTGAAGGGTATTGGGATAATGAAGAAGCAACGAAGCGGTCATTTGCAGACGGGTTTTGGCATTCGGGTGACATGGCGATGATGGATGAGGATGGATTCGTATACATTATGGATCGGATGAAGGATATGATTAATCGCGGGGGAGAAAAAGTATTTTCAGTAGAGGTTGAGAATGTATTGTATAACCATCCCTCTATTCTCGAAGCGGCCGTGATTGGGATTCCAGATAAGATGTATGGGGAACTCGTAAAAGCATTTGTCGTCGTAAGGGATGGTGCTGTGATAAACGTTGAAGAGATAAGACAATTCGTACGGGAGCACCTAGCCGAATATAAGGTGCCAGCAGTGGTAGAGTTCCTCACAGAGCTGCCACGCAATCCAGGCGGAAAGATTATGAAAGCGCGTCTTAAAAATGAGGCGATCATTAAAAAATGA
- a CDS encoding SDR family NAD(P)-dependent oxidoreductase, translated as MDIPTFDLTGRTALVTGGSKGIGLGMAYALGAYGARVVITSRGEEEGRRAEETLKEAGFDAAYLACDVTKREEVERMTQEIVEQFAAIDILVNNAGMNIRKPLIDVEENDWDGVLNVNLKGIFLVGQAVARQMIEQRYGKIINISSILGTVGMPYQTSYAASKGGINQLTKVWAEELAPYNITVNAIGPAYIRTPMTEGWMSDPERYQHIVAATMQKRVGELSDLVGPIVFLASDASSYVTGQVLNVDGGWTAR; from the coding sequence ATGGACATTCCGACGTTTGATTTAACAGGCCGCACGGCGTTGGTAACGGGAGGAAGTAAGGGGATTGGTCTTGGGATGGCTTATGCGCTTGGCGCGTACGGTGCACGGGTCGTGATTACAAGCCGGGGTGAGGAAGAGGGGCGCAGAGCAGAAGAAACGCTAAAGGAAGCTGGCTTTGATGCGGCATATCTTGCATGTGATGTTACCAAAAGAGAAGAAGTTGAGCGTATGACGCAAGAGATAGTGGAACAATTTGCAGCGATTGATATTCTGGTTAATAATGCGGGCATGAACATTCGTAAGCCGCTCATTGACGTAGAGGAAAACGATTGGGATGGAGTGCTTAATGTAAATCTAAAGGGGATCTTTCTTGTTGGACAGGCAGTGGCAAGACAGATGATAGAGCAGCGGTACGGTAAAATTATCAATATCTCTTCGATTCTGGGAACGGTTGGCATGCCTTATCAGACCTCATATGCCGCAAGCAAAGGCGGAATAAATCAATTGACGAAAGTATGGGCCGAAGAGCTTGCGCCGTATAATATTACGGTCAATGCGATTGGGCCTGCGTATATTCGGACACCGATGACAGAAGGATGGATGAGTGATCCGGAACGGTATCAGCATATTGTTGCTGCGACGATGCAGAAGCGAGTCGGTGAACTCTCCGATCTGGTAGGGCCGATTGTCTTCCTTGCTTCCGATGCATCATCATATGTGACAGGACAGGTGCTGAATGTGGATGGCGGATGGACTGCACGATAA
- a CDS encoding acyl-CoA dehydrogenase family protein yields MFDFSPTSEQQDMIDKATAFMEEYVYPNEKHMVPHRGLPEDILRPLQERIKSMGLWAGHLPKEVGGMGMGFVSLGLLSEVIGRSPIAPYIFGSMAPDAGNGEILWQAGSPEQKEKYLLPLANGEVRSCFAMTEPEVSGSDPTTLVGRAELDGDEWVINAHKWFTTGALGASFSIVMAMTDPDAPPHQRYSMFIVDADTPGYEIAREVPVIGDHFTGGHCEVRYTNCRIPKENLLGPRGQGFALAQFRLGPGRITHAMRWIGVANRSFDLMVEYATKRVTRGKPLSEFQSIQNFIADSAAEIEASRLMTLYAAWKMDQGDQARKEISMIKFFGAKVLHDVIDRAIQVHGALGVTGDTPLEGFYREARTARIYDGADEVHRMVVAKQVLKAFKGGASNGRKQSETANHIR; encoded by the coding sequence TTGTTCGACTTTAGTCCAACATCAGAGCAGCAAGACATGATTGATAAAGCTACCGCATTTATGGAGGAATATGTCTATCCGAATGAAAAACATATGGTTCCGCATCGTGGGCTTCCCGAGGATATTTTACGACCGCTGCAGGAACGAATTAAAAGCATGGGGCTCTGGGCAGGTCATCTGCCGAAAGAAGTCGGTGGAATGGGCATGGGATTCGTCTCGCTCGGACTGCTCTCGGAAGTAATTGGCAGAAGCCCTATCGCTCCGTATATCTTTGGCTCGATGGCTCCGGATGCGGGCAATGGTGAAATATTATGGCAGGCCGGATCGCCGGAACAGAAGGAAAAATATCTTCTTCCACTTGCCAATGGAGAGGTGCGTTCCTGCTTTGCGATGACAGAGCCTGAAGTATCCGGCTCCGATCCGACAACGCTTGTGGGGCGGGCTGAACTTGACGGAGACGAATGGGTAATCAATGCACACAAGTGGTTCACAACCGGCGCTCTCGGTGCCTCCTTCTCCATCGTGATGGCCATGACCGATCCGGATGCTCCCCCTCATCAACGGTACAGCATGTTTATCGTAGACGCTGACACTCCCGGCTATGAAATAGCACGAGAGGTGCCTGTCATCGGGGATCATTTCACTGGCGGACATTGTGAAGTACGGTATACAAATTGTCGTATACCAAAAGAAAATCTGCTCGGTCCGCGTGGCCAAGGGTTCGCTTTAGCCCAATTCCGGCTTGGACCCGGTCGTATTACACATGCGATGCGCTGGATTGGCGTAGCAAATCGCAGCTTCGATCTGATGGTTGAATATGCAACAAAACGGGTGACGCGCGGCAAACCGCTATCCGAGTTTCAATCGATTCAGAATTTCATCGCCGACTCGGCGGCAGAAATTGAAGCTTCCCGTCTCATGACGCTGTATGCAGCGTGGAAGATGGATCAAGGCGATCAGGCACGCAAGGAAATCTCAATGATTAAATTCTTCGGCGCCAAAGTACTGCACGATGTCATTGACCGAGCGATCCAAGTGCATGGAGCACTCGGAGTTACCGGCGATACGCCGCTCGAAGGATTCTATCGGGAAGCACGTACAGCGCGCATTTACGATGGGGCTGATGAGGTACACCGTATGGTTGTCGCCAAACAGGTTCTAAAAGCGTTCAAAGGAGGCGCATCTAATGGGCGAAAACAAAGTGAAACCGCCAATCACATCCGTTAA
- a CDS encoding M20 family metallopeptidase, which produces MKTTHTDAIHKAWELLNEEEAVAFLQELIQINSINPPGIEKPVAEAIERRLQAAGIPVELDEVAANRTNLFASLPADTAHTNTDGRVLIYSGHFDTVPVGSVEWTHDPLGADIVENKMYGRGTSDMKGGVAAMIMAMKCLHQANVPLRGTLRFVGTVGEEVDCFGAKQVTAKGQIDDATAMVISEPSANELFCAHKGALWLDIRIFGKTAHGSMPEQGVNAIRVMNQFINELSTFSFDYEPHPLLGEPTMNIGTIQGGVKTNVVPDACTMTLDIRTVPGQAHDVIIEELQALLKQVCTTAQATYELVVANDMPAVTTPEDDAFTQLAVKTGEQHLTQQLTPKGVRYFTDGSVYAPHLQIPVLIYGPGEPTMAHQPDEWIEIDKYLESIRYYIALAVEYLDA; this is translated from the coding sequence ATGAAAACAACACACACGGATGCCATTCATAAGGCTTGGGAGCTACTAAACGAGGAGGAAGCTGTAGCCTTTCTTCAGGAATTAATTCAAATTAACAGCATCAACCCGCCCGGAATCGAAAAACCGGTCGCCGAAGCGATCGAACGTCGTCTGCAGGCGGCCGGAATTCCAGTCGAGCTCGATGAAGTAGCAGCAAACCGCACCAACCTGTTCGCAAGCCTACCAGCGGATACGGCACATACGAATACCGACGGACGTGTACTGATTTACAGTGGACACTTCGATACAGTTCCTGTAGGAAGCGTGGAGTGGACACATGACCCACTTGGTGCAGATATCGTAGAGAACAAGATGTACGGCAGGGGAACAAGCGATATGAAGGGCGGCGTAGCTGCGATGATTATGGCGATGAAATGCCTGCACCAAGCTAACGTTCCATTGCGAGGAACCCTACGGTTTGTCGGCACAGTCGGAGAGGAGGTGGACTGCTTCGGGGCTAAGCAGGTCACAGCTAAAGGCCAAATCGATGATGCGACAGCGATGGTGATTTCTGAACCGAGTGCCAATGAGTTATTCTGCGCCCATAAAGGTGCGCTGTGGCTAGACATTCGCATCTTCGGCAAGACGGCCCACGGCTCCATGCCCGAACAAGGCGTGAATGCGATCCGTGTGATGAATCAGTTCATCAATGAACTGTCTACATTCTCATTCGATTATGAGCCACATCCGCTGCTTGGTGAACCCACAATGAACATTGGAACGATTCAAGGCGGAGTAAAGACGAATGTCGTACCCGATGCATGCACGATGACGCTTGACATTCGTACAGTGCCGGGGCAAGCTCATGATGTCATTATCGAAGAACTGCAGGCGCTTCTTAAGCAAGTATGTACAACAGCACAGGCAACGTATGAACTCGTAGTTGCCAATGACATGCCTGCGGTAACCACGCCAGAAGATGATGCATTTACACAGCTTGCAGTAAAAACAGGAGAACAACACCTTACACAGCAGCTCACGCCAAAAGGTGTCCGTTATTTTACGGATGGATCGGTTTATGCACCTCATCTCCAGATTCCTGTACTTATCTACGGCCCAGGAGAGCCGACGATGGCACATCAGCCCGATGAATGGATCGAGATCGATAAATATCTTGAATCCATCCGTTATTATATTGCACTTGCTGTAGAATACCTCGATGCCTAA
- a CDS encoding phosphotransferase family protein — protein sequence MGENKVKPPITSVKWDVIEHYIRENIPNLPTETMKITPFSAGYSNLTYRIAIGEWRAVFRRPPFGYIPPKAHDMKREYTILQKLYPVFPLAPQPYVYCEDPAVSDKHFYIMEQKEGLVLDDTLPPEYIGNTAYAHAISDTAVRTLVRLHSIDYEAAGLAEIGKPSGYLERQVHGWIKRYDQAKTDDIAGVAELEQWLIRHLPSSPAPTIVHNDFKLNNMMFSPSNPQEAVAVFDWEMCTIGDPLTDLGCSLAYWTEAGEAETGLTSVTIYPGFMTRREFVEQYAAKSGRDVSDIAYHLTFAFYKIAVVLQQLYFRWKRGEAQDERFANLDIGIRNLMQQAHLAKSGEML from the coding sequence ATGGGCGAAAACAAAGTGAAACCGCCAATCACATCCGTTAAATGGGATGTGATCGAGCACTATATTCGGGAAAACATCCCTAATCTTCCAACGGAGACAATGAAGATTACACCTTTTTCCGCAGGTTATTCCAATTTGACATACCGGATTGCGATCGGAGAATGGAGGGCAGTATTCCGCCGTCCACCCTTTGGCTATATTCCGCCAAAAGCACATGACATGAAGCGAGAATATACCATTTTGCAGAAGCTATACCCTGTCTTTCCCCTTGCACCACAGCCATATGTATACTGCGAGGACCCTGCTGTCTCCGATAAGCACTTTTATATTATGGAGCAAAAGGAAGGGCTCGTGCTTGATGACACGCTACCGCCTGAATATATAGGGAATACCGCCTATGCACATGCCATATCCGACACGGCAGTTCGTACACTTGTTCGCCTGCACAGCATTGATTATGAAGCAGCGGGGCTTGCAGAAATCGGCAAACCGAGCGGATATCTTGAGCGTCAAGTGCATGGCTGGATCAAGCGCTATGACCAGGCTAAAACCGATGACATCGCTGGAGTAGCTGAGCTTGAACAATGGTTGATCCGCCATCTACCTTCTTCGCCCGCGCCGACGATTGTACACAATGATTTTAAGCTCAATAATATGATGTTCTCCCCTAGCAATCCACAGGAAGCTGTCGCCGTATTTGACTGGGAGATGTGTACGATAGGCGATCCGCTGACCGATCTTGGATGTAGTCTCGCATATTGGACGGAAGCAGGTGAGGCAGAGACGGGACTTACCTCTGTTACCATCTATCCAGGGTTCATGACACGGCGGGAGTTCGTCGAACAATACGCAGCCAAAAGCGGACGCGACGTATCGGACATTGCTTATCATCTTACTTTTGCCTTCTATAAAATTGCGGTCGTGCTTCAACAGCTTTATTTCCGCTGGAAGCGCGGTGAAGCCCAGGATGAGCGATTTGCGAACCTTGATATCGGCATACGCAACTTAATGCAACAGGCCCATCTAGCAAAGAGTGGGGAGATGCTGTAG
- a CDS encoding sigma-54 interaction domain-containing protein, producing MDKLQTLLTAIFRFSYDGIYVADANGYGVMVNEAYTRITDVGEEELIGKNLRELVKEGIISESVSLKVLKSGQPMTIVQRVKGKEVLVTGNPVRNEEGVIEYIVTNVRDISELNHLKLELQQSRALTQKYVHEIEGFKIRDRVRLLLDGMIAHSDKMMQVIRLVQKVACVDSTVLLLGESGVGKEVIAKLIHRVSDRAKKPMIKVNCAAIPKHLLEAELFGYEKGAFTGADSRGKPGLFEQAHGGTLFLDEIGDMPLDLQVKLLRVLQELEITRVGGTKSIQVDVRVLSATHQSLETMVQEGTFRQDLYYRLNIVPIKIPPLRERTEDIIPLAHFFLNRMNEKYGLDKLFHPEVLPLMEAYAWPGNIREMENLIERLAVTVDQREIRLCDFPSMLPLSDAQKDAEGATLKERLEHVERDMIAQNLAQHKTTRKTAKILGISQSSLVKKMQKLGMK from the coding sequence ATGGATAAACTGCAGACACTGCTTACCGCTATCTTTCGCTTCAGCTATGATGGTATTTATGTAGCGGATGCAAACGGATATGGCGTCATGGTGAATGAAGCATACACGCGTATTACGGATGTGGGAGAAGAAGAGTTAATCGGGAAAAACCTGCGGGAGCTTGTAAAGGAAGGAATTATTTCTGAATCGGTCTCCTTAAAAGTGTTGAAAAGTGGGCAGCCGATGACCATAGTACAACGGGTAAAGGGAAAAGAAGTGCTTGTTACCGGAAATCCGGTGCGGAATGAAGAAGGTGTGATTGAATATATTGTTACGAATGTGCGCGATATCTCCGAGCTGAATCATCTGAAGCTGGAATTGCAACAATCAAGGGCATTGACGCAAAAATATGTACATGAAATCGAAGGCTTTAAGATCAGGGATAGAGTGCGGCTGCTGCTTGATGGGATGATTGCTCATAGTGATAAGATGATGCAGGTGATCCGTCTTGTACAGAAGGTAGCTTGTGTGGATTCAACCGTTCTTCTGCTTGGAGAATCGGGCGTAGGCAAGGAAGTAATCGCCAAGCTGATTCACAGAGTGAGTGATCGAGCCAAGAAGCCGATGATTAAAGTGAACTGTGCAGCGATCCCGAAGCATTTGTTAGAAGCAGAGCTTTTTGGATATGAAAAGGGCGCGTTTACAGGAGCGGATAGTCGAGGCAAGCCCGGATTGTTTGAGCAGGCGCATGGCGGCACCCTTTTCCTTGATGAAATTGGAGATATGCCCCTTGATTTGCAGGTGAAGCTTCTGCGTGTGCTGCAGGAGTTAGAGATTACAAGGGTTGGCGGAACGAAAAGCATACAGGTAGACGTACGCGTATTATCGGCTACGCACCAATCATTGGAGACGATGGTGCAGGAGGGTACATTCCGGCAGGATCTGTATTATCGTTTAAATATTGTGCCGATTAAGATTCCTCCATTGCGGGAGCGTACCGAAGATATTATACCGCTTGCCCATTTTTTCCTTAATCGAATGAATGAGAAGTATGGATTGGACAAGTTATTTCATCCAGAGGTGCTGCCGCTTATGGAGGCGTATGCATGGCCTGGCAATATACGCGAGATGGAGAACCTGATTGAGCGGCTGGCGGTAACGGTGGATCAGCGGGAGATTAGATTATGCGACTTCCCCTCTATGCTTCCCCTTTCTGACGCACAAAAAGATGCTGAAGGCGCGACGCTAAAGGAGAGGCTTGAACATGTAGAGCGGGATATGATTGCACAGAATCTGGCTCAGCACAAAACAACACGAAAAACGGCAAAAATACTGGGGATTAGTCAGTCATCCCTCGTCAAAAAAATGCAGAAGCTGGGTATGAAATGA